Proteins from a genomic interval of Bradyrhizobium sp. CCBAU 53340:
- a CDS encoding TerB family tellurite resistance protein → MLDGLRQFIADIVAPQAQDRTFGDSDYRLAATALLIHVVSLDGQPTQAEQRKLHSLIESHFKLDRGTADRLIADATQVEGEAVDLYHFTSVIMRSLDEEGRKRIVQMMWELVYADGQVTEFEDNVVWRASDLLGISQRDRIDLKHAVADRAGAEVRDSAVGG, encoded by the coding sequence ATGCTCGACGGCCTGCGCCAATTCATCGCCGACATTGTTGCTCCCCAAGCCCAGGACCGCACCTTCGGCGACAGCGATTACCGGCTGGCGGCGACCGCGCTGCTGATCCACGTGGTCTCGCTGGACGGTCAGCCGACGCAGGCCGAGCAACGCAAGCTGCACAGCCTGATCGAAAGCCATTTCAAGCTCGATCGGGGCACGGCCGACCGGCTGATCGCGGATGCAACGCAGGTCGAGGGCGAGGCGGTCGACCTCTATCACTTCACCAGCGTCATCATGCGCTCGCTCGATGAAGAGGGCCGCAAGCGCATCGTCCAGATGATGTGGGAGCTGGTCTATGCCGATGGCCAGGTCACCGAGTTCGAGGACAATGTCGTCTGGCGTGCCTCCGATCTCCTCGGGATTTCCCAACGCGACCGCATCGATCTCAAACACGCTGTGGCGGACCGCGCCGGGGCAGAAGTCAGGGACAGCGCTGTCGGCGGCTGA
- a CDS encoding MFS transporter: protein MTEQTNRQRRSADAITAPLRYTVFRRIWLASLLSNLGLLIQGVGAAWAMTQMAASADKVALVQTALMLPIMLISMPAGAIADMYDRRIVTLVALMIALTGASALTILAGLKLIAPESLLAFCFVVGSGNALFGPAWQSSVSEQVPPDALPSAVALNGISYNIARSFGPAVGGVIVAAAGAVAAFACNAILYLPLLVVLLLWRRTTEPSRLPREKLNRAMVSGFRYITNSPPIKIVLLRTLVMGLIGGAVMALMPLVARDLLHGGAQTYGIMLGAFGMGAVVGALNIHELRKRMSGEAAIRACTITMAFAMAALALSTEPVLTAVALVLAGAVWMASVALFNIGVQLSAPRWVAGRSLAAFQASISGGIAIGAWGWGHLTDYAGVEVALLTAAGLMLVSPLLGFWLTMPRVGARNEDAAVLADPEVKLSLTGRSGPLVVEIEYRVSQDNARAFHNVMQDVQLSRQRNGAYGWSIARDIADPELWTERYHCPTWFDYLRQRNRSTQSERALHQQAIDFHLGPEPVRIRRMLERPFGSVRWKEETPDRASAEVLPVVATAAGSTISR from the coding sequence ATGACCGAGCAGACCAACCGCCAGAGACGTTCCGCCGACGCCATCACGGCGCCCCTGCGGTACACCGTATTCCGGCGCATCTGGCTCGCCAGCCTGCTCTCCAATCTCGGCCTCCTGATCCAGGGCGTGGGCGCGGCCTGGGCGATGACGCAGATGGCGGCCTCGGCCGACAAGGTGGCACTGGTACAGACCGCCCTGATGCTGCCGATCATGCTGATCTCGATGCCGGCCGGTGCCATCGCCGACATGTACGACCGCCGCATCGTGACGCTCGTCGCGCTCATGATCGCGCTGACCGGCGCGTCCGCGCTCACGATCCTCGCCGGGCTCAAGCTGATCGCTCCGGAATCCTTGCTGGCCTTCTGCTTCGTCGTCGGCAGCGGCAATGCGCTGTTCGGACCGGCCTGGCAGTCCTCGGTCAGCGAGCAGGTGCCGCCGGACGCACTGCCGTCGGCGGTGGCGCTGAACGGCATCAGCTACAACATCGCGCGCAGCTTCGGTCCCGCGGTCGGCGGCGTCATCGTTGCCGCAGCCGGCGCGGTCGCGGCATTCGCCTGCAACGCGATCCTCTATTTGCCGCTGCTGGTGGTGCTGCTGCTCTGGCGGCGGACCACCGAACCGTCGCGCCTGCCGCGGGAAAAGCTCAACCGCGCCATGGTCTCCGGCTTCCGCTACATCACCAATTCGCCGCCAATCAAGATCGTGCTGCTGCGGACGCTGGTGATGGGCCTGATCGGCGGCGCCGTGATGGCGCTGATGCCGCTGGTCGCGCGCGATCTGCTGCATGGCGGCGCGCAGACCTACGGCATCATGCTCGGCGCCTTCGGCATGGGCGCGGTGGTCGGCGCGCTCAACATTCACGAGTTGCGCAAGCGCATGAGCGGCGAGGCGGCGATCCGCGCCTGCACGATCACGATGGCCTTCGCGATGGCGGCGCTTGCGCTCTCGACCGAACCGGTGCTGACGGCGGTCGCGCTGGTGCTGGCCGGCGCGGTCTGGATGGCCTCGGTCGCGCTGTTCAATATCGGCGTGCAGCTTTCCGCGCCGCGCTGGGTCGCCGGACGCTCGCTCGCCGCATTCCAGGCTTCGATTTCCGGCGGCATCGCGATCGGCGCCTGGGGCTGGGGCCATCTCACCGACTATGCCGGCGTCGAGGTCGCGCTGTTGACGGCCGCCGGCCTGATGCTGGTCTCGCCGCTGCTGGGATTCTGGCTCACGATGCCGCGCGTCGGCGCCCGCAACGAGGATGCCGCGGTGCTGGCCGACCCTGAAGTCAAGCTGTCGCTGACGGGGCGCAGCGGACCGCTGGTGGTCGAGATCGAATATCGCGTCAGCCAAGACAATGCGCGCGCCTTCCATAATGTGATGCAGGACGTGCAGCTCTCCCGCCAGCGCAACGGCGCCTATGGCTGGTCGATCGCGCGCGATATCGCCGATCCGGAATTGTGGACCGAACGCTATCACTGTCCGACCTGGTTCGATTACTTGCGCCAGCGCAACCGTTCGACCCAGTCCGAACGCGCGCTGCATCAGCAGGCGATCGATTTCCATCTCGGCCCCGAGCCAGTGCGGATCCGCCGCATGCTGGAGCGGCCGTTCGGCTCGGTGCGCTGGAAGGAAGAGACGCCGGACCGCGCCAGCGCCGAGGTGCTGCCTGTTGTCGCGACCGCGGCGGGGAGCACCATCAGCCGCTAG
- a CDS encoding adenylate/guanylate cyclase domain-containing protein has protein sequence MSDIQAQFSVLKQTADPVVVEAIAELIANGHDRDLNRINALDFADRTGLDQEKVISGFLHASRLGLFDMSWNVLCPGCGGVLGAHTTLKSLKHEDYNCALCAAGYEASVDEMVEVAFTVSPRVRRIGAHDPDTLPMWEYTRQMFWSSGVDINEEAFSRLINDVTLEALELPSGEKAILSLNLPSQFIIVFEPVTHSAHFLDVRGDPTSERQQLSIMFNKLEAPTGTTVMRPGPLRLTLENQSGNRVLPSVWIAADALHEIIGKRKPILTAKRMLSNQTFRDVFKADNLNVDQRLKITSLTFLFTDLKGSTALYERVGDLSAFDLVRAHFRAILEIIAAEKGAVVKTIGDAVMATFVRPEHAITAGLRMRAAMDDLNKQRGANDLVLKIGIHEGPCLAVMLNERQDYFGQTVNIAARVQSLSTAQEIHITGPVLDAPAVAEILRGREIRPIQKQAALRGIADKMVVYEIP, from the coding sequence ATGAGCGACATCCAGGCTCAGTTTTCCGTTCTGAAGCAGACGGCCGATCCCGTCGTCGTCGAGGCCATCGCCGAGCTGATCGCCAACGGGCATGATCGCGACCTCAACCGCATCAATGCGCTGGACTTTGCCGATCGTACCGGGCTCGATCAGGAGAAGGTCATTTCCGGATTTCTGCACGCCTCGCGGCTCGGCCTGTTCGACATGAGCTGGAACGTGCTGTGCCCCGGCTGCGGCGGGGTGCTGGGCGCACATACGACGCTGAAATCGCTGAAGCACGAGGACTACAATTGCGCGCTTTGTGCCGCCGGATACGAGGCGTCGGTCGATGAGATGGTTGAAGTGGCCTTTACCGTCAGCCCGCGGGTGCGCCGCATCGGCGCTCACGATCCCGACACACTGCCGATGTGGGAATATACGCGGCAGATGTTCTGGAGCTCCGGCGTCGACATCAACGAGGAGGCTTTTTCGCGCCTGATCAACGACGTGACGTTGGAAGCGTTGGAATTGCCATCAGGCGAGAAGGCGATCCTGTCGCTGAACCTGCCCAGCCAGTTCATCATCGTCTTCGAGCCGGTTACCCATTCCGCCCATTTCCTGGATGTCCGGGGTGATCCGACCAGCGAACGCCAACAGCTCTCGATCATGTTCAACAAGCTGGAGGCGCCGACGGGGACCACAGTGATGCGCCCCGGGCCGTTGCGCCTCACACTGGAAAATCAATCGGGCAATCGCGTGTTGCCCTCGGTCTGGATTGCCGCCGACGCGCTGCACGAGATAATCGGCAAGCGCAAGCCGATCCTGACCGCCAAGAGAATGCTGTCGAACCAGACGTTCCGCGACGTCTTCAAGGCCGACAATCTAAACGTCGATCAGCGATTGAAGATCACGTCACTGACTTTCCTGTTCACCGACCTCAAGGGTTCGACGGCGCTGTACGAGCGGGTCGGCGACCTCAGCGCGTTTGATCTGGTACGCGCGCATTTTCGGGCGATTCTGGAGATCATCGCCGCCGAGAAGGGCGCCGTCGTGAAGACGATCGGCGATGCCGTCATGGCGACCTTCGTCAGGCCCGAACATGCGATTACTGCGGGGCTGCGCATGCGCGCGGCCATGGATGATCTGAACAAGCAGCGCGGCGCCAACGATCTCGTTCTCAAGATCGGCATTCACGAAGGGCCGTGCCTCGCGGTGATGCTCAACGAGCGGCAGGATTATTTCGGCCAGACCGTCAACATCGCCGCGCGCGTGCAAAGCCTGTCGACCGCGCAGGAGATTCACATCACCGGCCCGGTGCTGGACGCGCCAGCGGTTGCCGAGATCCTGCGGGGGCGCGAGATCAGGCCGATCCAGAAGCAGGCGGCGCTCCGCGGCATCGCCGACAAGATGGTGGTGTACGAGATACCGTGA
- a CDS encoding hydrolase, with protein MTLSRRTILQGAGGLAFAAANFRMEALAQTQPAAQGTDKGSEVPPILFVHGNGDYDALWMTTLWRMESNDIAHDRMMAINFTNPTARADDTVEQANRSSTEDQRRELAAAIAELKRRTGAARVALVGNSRGGNSIRNVIKNGGAGDVSHAVLCGTPNHGVFALDDMLGSEFNGRGTFLRGLNDGDSEVTPGVAFLTLRSDGMDKYAQPDGRFIGRPGVPTNVTAEGPELKGATNLVLGTIDHRETAYHPRAFREIYKFIAGGEPARIAITPERTVRIGGLVTGAVDGVPTNRPVAGATVEVHHVDRESGERRGDVVHRATTGADGRWGPAEVDPTSALEIVLTSPDAPTTHFYRSPFPRSSDVVHLRAARPFIPADKDAGAVLIMSRPRGYFGLPRDIVLFDGREPADVHPGVPTDAAATLRLSASEVGRNVVAQFNEERIVARAWPASENRIAVAELTY; from the coding sequence ATGACGCTGTCACGACGGACGATCCTGCAAGGTGCGGGTGGCCTGGCTTTCGCGGCTGCGAACTTCCGGATGGAAGCGCTGGCGCAAACGCAGCCTGCAGCCCAGGGCACGGACAAGGGCTCCGAGGTGCCGCCGATCCTGTTCGTCCACGGCAACGGCGATTACGACGCACTCTGGATGACCACGCTGTGGCGGATGGAATCCAACGACATCGCGCACGACCGGATGATGGCGATCAATTTCACCAATCCGACGGCGCGCGCCGACGACACGGTCGAGCAGGCCAACCGCTCCTCGACCGAGGATCAGCGGCGCGAGCTTGCCGCCGCCATCGCCGAACTGAAGCGCCGCACCGGAGCGGCGCGCGTGGCGCTGGTCGGCAATTCGCGCGGCGGCAATTCCATCCGCAACGTCATCAAGAATGGCGGCGCCGGTGATGTCAGTCACGCCGTCCTGTGCGGCACGCCCAATCACGGCGTATTCGCGCTGGATGATATGCTCGGCAGCGAATTCAATGGACGCGGGACCTTCCTGCGCGGCTTGAACGATGGTGACAGCGAGGTGACGCCGGGCGTCGCATTCCTCACATTGCGCAGCGACGGCATGGACAAATATGCGCAGCCCGATGGCCGCTTCATCGGCAGACCGGGCGTGCCGACCAATGTCACCGCTGAAGGACCGGAGCTGAAGGGCGCGACCAATCTCGTGCTCGGCACCATCGATCATCGCGAAACGGCGTATCACCCGCGCGCCTTCCGCGAGATCTACAAGTTCATCGCCGGTGGCGAGCCCGCGCGCATCGCGATCACGCCGGAGCGGACCGTCCGCATCGGCGGATTGGTCACGGGCGCGGTCGACGGCGTGCCGACCAACCGTCCGGTCGCCGGGGCGACAGTTGAAGTTCACCATGTCGACCGCGAGAGCGGTGAGCGCAGGGGCGATGTCGTGCACCGTGCGACGACGGGTGCGGACGGGCGCTGGGGGCCGGCCGAGGTCGATCCCACCTCGGCGCTCGAGATCGTCCTGACCTCGCCCGATGCCCCGACCACGCACTTCTACCGTTCGCCCTTCCCGCGCTCCTCCGACGTGGTGCATTTGCGCGCCGCCCGGCCGTTCATCCCAGCGGACAAGGACGCCGGCGCGGTGCTGATCATGTCGCGCCCGCGCGGCTATTTCGGCCTGCCGCGCGACATCGTTCTATTCGACGGCCGGGAGCCCGCCGACGTTCACCCGGGGGTGCCCACGGATGCGGCAGCAACCCTGCGCCTTTCGGCCAGTGAGGTCGGGCGTAACGTCGTGGCCCAATTCAACGAAGAACGAATTGTGGCACGCGCCTGGCCGGCCTCCGAGAACAGGATTGCGGTTGCCGAACTGACTTACTAG
- a CDS encoding cytochrome P450 encodes MNIAGVRRPIIPLTPPRAPDNLSFFGRLAVIRQNMIATWGQRAYEEEIIQGRFLLHKSFILNRPDAIRHVLLNNYENYTRTPAGIRMLRPVLGEGLLLAEGHSWTFQRRTLSPAFTPRATANLVPHMTAVLDETIAKLDARTNEPVDLREVMQRMTLEIAGRTMFSFGMDRHGPTLRNFVMEYGERLGRAYFLDMVLPVSWPTPMDRARARFRTRWTEFVGMLIAERRAAGKKNGAPPRDLFDLMDEARDPETGKGFSDEQLVDEVATMILAGHETTATALFWALYLLALDPDTQEEVASETRGEHLDSIADIDRQKFTRAVIDEAMRLYPPAFLIARAARDKDIVAGAAVSKGDIIMIAPWLLHRHEKLWDQPNAFIPKRFMSKEPPDRFAYLPFGAGPRVCIGAPFAQAESVLALARLIGSFRVELADRIPVIPHGVVTTQPDRSPLFSITRR; translated from the coding sequence ATGAACATCGCCGGCGTGCGACGGCCCATCATCCCTCTGACCCCGCCGCGCGCGCCGGACAATCTGTCGTTCTTCGGCCGACTTGCGGTGATCAGGCAGAACATGATCGCCACCTGGGGGCAGCGCGCCTATGAGGAAGAGATCATCCAGGGCCGCTTCCTCCTGCACAAGAGCTTCATCCTGAACCGGCCGGACGCGATCCGGCATGTCCTGCTCAACAATTACGAAAACTACACGCGGACGCCGGCCGGCATCCGCATGCTGCGTCCGGTGCTCGGCGAAGGTCTCCTGCTTGCAGAGGGCCACTCCTGGACATTTCAACGCCGCACGCTGTCGCCCGCGTTCACGCCGCGCGCCACCGCCAACCTCGTCCCTCACATGACCGCGGTGCTCGACGAGACCATCGCGAAACTGGACGCGCGCACTAACGAGCCGGTCGATCTGCGTGAGGTCATGCAGCGGATGACGCTGGAAATCGCCGGGCGCACGATGTTTTCGTTTGGCATGGACCGGCACGGCCCGACCCTGCGCAACTTCGTCATGGAATATGGCGAGCGGCTCGGCCGGGCCTACTTCCTCGACATGGTGCTGCCGGTGTCCTGGCCGACGCCGATGGATCGGGCCCGCGCCCGCTTCCGCACGCGCTGGACCGAATTCGTCGGGATGCTGATTGCCGAGCGGCGCGCGGCGGGCAAGAAGAATGGCGCGCCGCCGCGCGATCTGTTCGACCTCATGGACGAGGCGCGCGATCCCGAAACGGGCAAGGGGTTTTCGGACGAACAGCTCGTCGACGAGGTCGCGACCATGATCCTGGCCGGCCATGAGACCACCGCAACCGCGCTGTTCTGGGCGCTCTACCTGCTTGCGCTCGATCCTGATACCCAGGAGGAGGTCGCCTCCGAGACTCGCGGCGAGCATCTCGACAGCATCGCCGATATCGATCGGCAAAAATTCACACGCGCCGTGATCGACGAGGCCATGCGGCTCTATCCGCCGGCCTTCCTGATTGCACGGGCCGCACGCGACAAGGACATCGTGGCCGGCGCTGCGGTCAGCAAGGGCGACATCATCATGATCGCGCCCTGGCTGCTGCACCGGCACGAGAAGCTGTGGGACCAGCCGAACGCCTTCATCCCAAAACGCTTCATGTCGAAAGAGCCGCCTGACCGTTTCGCTTATCTACCATTCGGCGCCGGCCCGCGTGTCTGCATCGGCGCGCCGTTTGCACAAGCCGAGTCCGTGTTGGCGCTGGCCCGGCTCATCGGTTCGTTCCGCGTCGAGCTGGCCGATAGGATTCCCGTGATCCCGCATGGCGTCGTCACGACCCAGCCGGATCGCTCACCCTTGTTCAGCATCACGCGTCGGTAG
- a CDS encoding glutamine amidotransferase, whose translation MSFRTNRFGGAELVPFPRRTPSAPASESLLPVLIILHQESSTPGRVGNALRALGHRLDIRRPRFGDLLPDTLDRHAGAVIFGGPMSANDPDDYIRREIDWIEIPLREQRPFLGICLGAQMLAMQLGARVAPHREALTQIGYYPIRPTAAGHALCPDWPARVYHWHREGFELPRGAELLAEGDDFPNQAFRTGNAFGVQFHPDVTYAMMHCWTTRGYDGLSAPGARQRHHHFADRAVYDAAERAWLDHFIDGWLARRPVLAQAAE comes from the coding sequence ATGTCGTTTCGGACGAACAGGTTTGGTGGCGCAGAATTGGTGCCCTTCCCCAGAAGGACGCCGAGCGCGCCCGCCTCCGAATCCCTTCTGCCGGTTCTGATCATCCTGCACCAGGAATCCTCCACGCCCGGCCGTGTTGGCAATGCGCTGCGCGCGCTTGGCCATCGTCTCGACATCCGCAGGCCGCGCTTCGGCGATCTCCTGCCCGATACGCTCGACCGGCATGCCGGCGCCGTGATCTTCGGCGGTCCGATGAGCGCCAATGATCCGGACGATTACATCCGCCGCGAGATCGACTGGATCGAGATTCCGCTTCGCGAGCAGCGGCCGTTCCTCGGCATTTGCCTCGGGGCGCAGATGCTGGCGATGCAGCTCGGCGCGCGTGTCGCGCCGCATCGGGAGGCGCTGACCCAGATCGGCTATTATCCGATTCGCCCGACTGCGGCGGGCCACGCGCTCTGTCCGGACTGGCCGGCGCGGGTCTATCACTGGCATCGCGAAGGGTTTGAGTTGCCGCGAGGTGCCGAACTGCTGGCGGAAGGCGATGATTTTCCGAACCAGGCGTTTCGGACAGGCAATGCCTTCGGCGTGCAGTTTCATCCTGACGTGACTTACGCGATGATGCATTGCTGGACCACGCGCGGCTATGACGGGCTGAGCGCGCCCGGTGCGCGGCAGCGGCATCATCATTTCGCGGACCGCGCCGTCTACGACGCTGCGGAACGCGCCTGGCTCGATCACTTCATCGACGGCTGGCTGGCGCGCCGGCCGGTGCTGGCGCAAGCCGCCGAATAA
- a CDS encoding SDR family oxidoreductase has protein sequence MTERVTLITGASAGIGAELARVFAANGHRLALTARRADRLKALANELATTCGKKPIVIACDLQQADAGERIAAALAAEEVELDNLVNNAGFGVFGDAIERDRDEQVGIVDVNVRALTDLSLRFADQLIRNKGGLLNVGSVAGFLPGPGMAVYYASKAYVISFTEALRAELAPRGVRVTVLCPGPVPTEFQGRAGVGSGHDTAMLNVSAADVARQAYRGLMANKRAVLPGFGIKIVPFALRFFPRGFILSATSRFQRQRH, from the coding sequence GTGACTGAGCGGGTAACGTTGATCACCGGAGCCTCGGCGGGCATTGGCGCGGAGCTGGCGCGTGTGTTTGCCGCAAATGGACACCGTTTGGCGTTGACCGCGCGGCGTGCCGACCGGCTCAAGGCGCTCGCGAATGAGCTCGCCACGACATGCGGTAAGAAGCCGATCGTGATCGCCTGCGATCTTCAGCAGGCCGATGCCGGCGAACGGATCGCCGCCGCGCTCGCCGCCGAAGAGGTCGAGCTCGACAATCTCGTCAACAATGCCGGCTTCGGGGTGTTTGGCGACGCCATCGAGCGCGACCGCGACGAGCAGGTCGGCATCGTCGACGTCAACGTCCGGGCGCTGACCGATCTGTCGCTGCGCTTTGCCGATCAACTCATCAGGAACAAGGGCGGCCTTCTCAATGTCGGCTCAGTCGCGGGCTTCCTGCCGGGTCCCGGCATGGCGGTCTATTACGCGTCCAAGGCCTATGTGATTTCGTTCACGGAGGCGTTGCGCGCGGAGCTCGCGCCACGTGGTGTTCGCGTCACCGTGCTGTGTCCGGGGCCGGTGCCGACCGAATTCCAGGGACGGGCTGGTGTTGGCTCCGGGCATGATACGGCCATGCTCAACGTCTCGGCCGCCGACGTTGCACGGCAGGCCTATCGTGGCCTGATGGCGAACAAACGGGCAGTGCTGCCGGGATTCGGCATCAAGATTGTGCCGTTCGCGCTGCGCTTCTTCCCGCGCGGTTTCATCCTGTCCGCCACCAGCCGGTTCCAGCGGCAGCGGCACTGA